Proteins found in one Bremerella volcania genomic segment:
- a CDS encoding GspE/PulE family protein, with amino-acid sequence MVDAGEILLSCGLLTPEQAEIVRNEQESSADFIPKAVQLSFVEEDEALKALATAVGLDYIDLNHTEIDTTLIKTIPQRLIYRQSLLPVRRENGSIVVATSDPFDLYPLDEVASATGLSVVPVLAGRTEIAKLIKANLGVGGETVEGMLARKEEEEAGGVELLQDLDDEGGELAEIEQEASVIRLVNEILLEAIESRASDVHIESQSNNTVVIRYRIDGMLHSQPVPPEINYFQAAIISRLKIMSRLNIAEKRLPQDGRMKLKVRGREIDVRVSVIPMIHGESIVMRILDKGSLTLDLQKLGMDRDVYSQFQKIIRQPHGIILVTGPTGSGKTTTLYSSLLEIRDEATKIITTEDPVEYQLDGINQIQVHAKIGLTFSASLRSILRHDPDVVLVGEIRDLETAENAIQASLTGHLVFSTLHTNDAAGAFARMVDMGVEPFLIASTVEGVMAQRLVRRLCPECKEPHEVHRVDLPDDFPWDDLQEQDEKRLFHPVGCRKCRGVGYTGRMGIYELLTSTEDLRQMVHDNVSTWEIKQAAIKQGMSTLRQYGWRKALSGQTSVEEILRVTKSDNLRGN; translated from the coding sequence ATGGTCGATGCTGGTGAAATTCTGTTGAGTTGCGGACTGTTGACGCCGGAACAGGCCGAGATCGTTCGTAACGAACAAGAATCAAGCGCGGACTTCATCCCGAAGGCCGTGCAACTTTCCTTTGTGGAAGAAGACGAAGCTCTCAAAGCGTTGGCCACCGCAGTGGGCCTGGATTATATCGACCTGAATCACACCGAGATCGACACGACCCTTATCAAGACCATTCCCCAGCGGCTGATCTATCGGCAATCCCTCCTCCCGGTTCGGCGTGAGAATGGCAGCATTGTCGTTGCGACGAGCGATCCTTTCGACCTGTACCCCTTGGACGAAGTTGCTTCCGCAACCGGATTGAGTGTCGTCCCGGTCCTTGCTGGCCGCACCGAGATCGCCAAGCTGATCAAAGCCAATTTGGGCGTCGGCGGCGAGACGGTCGAAGGGATGTTGGCTAGAAAGGAAGAAGAGGAAGCGGGTGGCGTTGAGCTTTTACAAGATCTCGACGACGAAGGGGGCGAACTGGCCGAGATCGAACAAGAGGCTTCGGTCATCCGCCTGGTGAATGAAATCCTGCTGGAAGCGATCGAGTCGCGGGCCAGTGACGTTCATATCGAGTCACAATCGAACAATACCGTGGTCATCCGTTACCGTATCGACGGCATGCTCCACTCGCAGCCAGTCCCGCCGGAAATCAACTACTTTCAGGCCGCCATCATCAGCCGTTTGAAGATCATGTCGCGGCTGAACATCGCCGAAAAGCGATTGCCGCAAGACGGCCGCATGAAGTTGAAAGTCCGCGGTCGCGAAATCGACGTGCGTGTGTCGGTGATCCCCATGATCCATGGCGAGAGCATCGTCATGCGTATTTTGGATAAAGGCTCTCTCACCCTCGATCTGCAAAAGCTGGGGATGGACCGAGACGTTTATTCCCAATTCCAAAAGATCATTCGCCAGCCGCACGGCATCATCCTGGTCACCGGGCCGACCGGTTCTGGTAAGACCACCACCCTGTACAGTTCTCTGCTGGAAATTCGGGACGAAGCAACCAAGATCATCACGACCGAAGACCCAGTGGAATACCAACTCGACGGGATCAACCAGATTCAAGTCCACGCGAAAATCGGCCTGACGTTCAGTGCTTCGCTGCGAAGCATCCTGCGTCATGACCCCGACGTGGTCCTGGTGGGTGAAATTCGTGACTTGGAAACAGCCGAAAACGCCATTCAAGCTTCCCTTACAGGTCACTTGGTGTTCAGCACGCTGCACACCAACGATGCCGCCGGGGCGTTTGCCCGTATGGTGGACATGGGGGTCGAACCGTTCCTGATCGCATCGACGGTCGAAGGTGTCATGGCCCAGCGTCTGGTGCGTCGTTTGTGCCCCGAGTGCAAAGAGCCGCATGAAGTTCACCGAGTCGACCTGCCAGATGACTTTCCGTGGGATGACTTGCAAGAGCAAGACGAGAAGCGACTCTTTCACCCGGTCGGTTGCCGCAAGTGCCGTGGTGTCGGTTACACCGGACGTATGGGCATTTACGAGCTTCTGACTTCGACGGAAGATCTCCGTCAGATGGTTCACGACAACGTGAGCACCTGGGAAATCAAGCAAGCCGCCATCAAACAAGGGATGTCGACATTGCGGCAATATGGCTGGCGTAAAGCCCTGAGCGGACAAACGTCCGTCGAGGAAATTCTTCGCGTCACCAAGAGTGATAATCTTCGCGGAAACTAG
- a CDS encoding type II secretion system F family protein has product MPDFAYVARNMQGQKVSGKLTAQSEGEVINSLNAKSLFPIEVKLEKQGTRFRIGGKRVSPQQAATFYAQLASLVRSGVPLMRSLNVLNEQASNPALKAVLEDVRGRVEEGEPLDAAMARHPRAFSDMAINMVRAGAEGGFLEDALERVAAFTEEQEDLKGRTLSALAYPIFLAVVGSVILTFLIVFFVPSFEEMFARLRERGQLPAITDWLLWFSGTLNSYGLFILIGIIGLFVYFRTALKSEIGKRRLDYFKIKVPLLGSIMLDLSVARFCRVLGTMLKNGVPILRALEISREAAGNRILASAIEEASENISSGESLASPLSSSGYFPKTVVEMISVAEESNSLDRVLVEIADGLERRTTRRLDLAVRLLEPIMLLVMAFIVLIVVIALLLPVFRMSSAL; this is encoded by the coding sequence ATGCCAGACTTCGCTTATGTCGCACGTAACATGCAGGGCCAAAAGGTCTCTGGCAAGTTGACTGCGCAGTCGGAAGGCGAGGTCATCAATTCGCTCAATGCGAAAAGCCTCTTCCCGATTGAAGTCAAACTGGAGAAGCAAGGTACCCGTTTCCGCATCGGTGGCAAGCGAGTCAGCCCGCAGCAAGCGGCGACCTTTTACGCCCAGTTGGCTTCGCTGGTTCGCAGTGGCGTTCCGCTGATGCGATCGCTCAACGTGCTGAACGAACAGGCCTCGAATCCGGCCCTCAAAGCCGTGCTGGAAGACGTACGCGGCCGGGTCGAGGAAGGGGAACCGCTCGACGCGGCGATGGCGAGGCACCCCCGTGCTTTCAGCGACATGGCCATCAACATGGTTCGTGCCGGCGCGGAGGGTGGCTTCCTGGAAGACGCCCTGGAACGTGTCGCCGCGTTCACCGAAGAGCAGGAAGACCTCAAAGGTCGCACGCTGAGTGCGTTGGCTTATCCGATCTTTCTGGCCGTTGTGGGCTCGGTCATTTTGACGTTCCTGATCGTATTCTTCGTGCCCAGCTTTGAAGAGATGTTCGCTCGCTTACGAGAACGCGGCCAACTGCCGGCAATCACCGACTGGCTGCTGTGGTTCAGCGGAACCTTGAACAGCTACGGACTGTTTATCTTAATAGGGATCATTGGCTTGTTCGTTTACTTTCGGACGGCCTTGAAATCTGAAATCGGCAAACGCCGACTCGACTATTTCAAGATTAAAGTACCACTACTTGGCTCGATCATGCTCGATTTGTCCGTCGCCAGGTTCTGCCGCGTGCTGGGTACCATGCTGAAGAACGGGGTTCCCATTCTTCGGGCATTGGAGATAAGCCGCGAAGCAGCCGGTAATCGCATTCTGGCCTCGGCCATTGAAGAGGCATCCGAGAATATTTCGTCCGGGGAATCGCTTGCCTCGCCACTAAGCAGTTCAGGCTATTTCCCCAAGACGGTCGTGGAAATGATCAGCGTCGCGGAAGAATCCAATTCGCTCGATCGCGTTTTGGTCGAAATAGCCGACGGCCTGGAACGAAGAACTACGCGTCGGCTCGATTTGGCCGTTCGCTTGTTGGAGCCCATTATGTTGCTGGTCATGGCGTTCATCGTTTTGATCGTCGTGATCGCATTGCTGCTGCCTGTCTTCCGGATGAGCAGTGCGTTGTAA
- the gspG gene encoding type II secretion system major pseudopilin GspG, producing MTLSRRRRRATAGFTLIEVLLVLVILVILGSIVGVSVFGVQKQALEKAAKTQVESIESAIKFYKLNMNKAPESLDNLITQPSDDKGNKWKGPYWEEDTIPLDPWENEYQYEVNGADYKVWSMGPDGASGTEDDING from the coding sequence ATGACCCTTTCTCGACGTCGCCGTCGTGCGACAGCCGGTTTTACGCTCATTGAAGTTTTGTTGGTGCTCGTGATCCTGGTGATTCTCGGCTCGATCGTGGGTGTTTCCGTGTTTGGTGTCCAAAAGCAAGCCCTGGAAAAGGCCGCCAAAACCCAGGTCGAAAGCATCGAGAGCGCCATCAAGTTCTACAAGTTGAACATGAACAAGGCCCCCGAATCGCTCGACAACCTGATCACCCAGCCTTCGGACGACAAAGGCAACAAGTGGAAAGGTCCTTACTGGGAAGAGGACACCATTCCGCTCGACCCATGGGAAAACGAATACCAGTACGAAGTCAACGGCGCAGATTATAAGGTCTGGTCGATGGGTCCTGACGGGGCCAGCGGCACCGAAGACGACATCAACGGCTAA
- a CDS encoding prepilin-type N-terminal cleavage/methylation domain-containing protein, with amino-acid sequence MIRFPATRNARRTPQSVTAGGHRAFTLLELLLVLAILVVLVGLGTPAVYNSLQGHRLTVSAEKIQTEFMRARVEAMESGRIRMFRFQQETGNFAVAPFVRSSDELENSLAGTSQGIGVSSVVLDSVEAETIHGMLEEGVVFAGDNIEADIRSYTLEQEQGGDMDISGWSRPILFYPDGTASDATVFLRGDGGTITSIKLRSLTGIARIQDPDLDDGGVD; translated from the coding sequence TTGATCCGATTTCCAGCAACTCGAAACGCCAGGCGAACACCGCAGTCCGTCACTGCCGGTGGCCACCGAGCGTTTACCTTGCTGGAACTGCTATTAGTACTAGCCATCCTGGTCGTCCTTGTGGGCCTGGGCACGCCGGCGGTTTACAACTCGCTGCAAGGCCATCGCTTGACGGTCTCGGCGGAAAAGATCCAGACCGAGTTTATGCGGGCCCGCGTCGAAGCGATGGAATCAGGCCGTATTCGCATGTTTCGCTTTCAGCAAGAGACCGGCAATTTCGCCGTTGCCCCCTTCGTGCGTAGCAGCGACGAACTGGAAAACAGCCTGGCCGGAACAAGCCAAGGGATCGGCGTTTCGAGCGTCGTTCTCGATTCGGTCGAAGCCGAAACGATCCATGGAATGCTGGAAGAAGGAGTCGTCTTTGCCGGTGACAACATCGAAGCCGATATTCGCAGCTATACGCTCGAGCAGGAACAAGGAGGAGATATGGACATCAGCGGATGGTCTCGTCCCATCTTGTTCTACCCGGACGGTACCGCCTCGGACGCCACGGTATTTCTTCGCGGCGATGGCGGGACGATTACCTCCATCAAGCTACGAAGCCTGACTGGGATCGCGCGTATCCAAGACCCTGACCTCGATGATGGGGGTGTTGATTAA
- a CDS encoding type IV pilus modification PilV family protein, translating into MLATNPNRKQGFTLIEVILALTILAVSLTLLGQLVGLGFQNAQQAQGLTEAQMIAETIMEEIALGLIPPDPVTDMNVTMTSDLSTLTVEQDTPWVYSINWEPAPVDGLIMVAVQVRRAGAQSTAENDSFQIVRWMRDPELALEEIPESSDGAPLEVGGAI; encoded by the coding sequence ATGCTGGCAACCAACCCCAATCGCAAACAAGGCTTCACCCTCATTGAGGTCATCTTGGCCCTGACCATTCTGGCCGTATCGCTCACACTTCTTGGGCAATTGGTTGGTCTCGGTTTTCAGAATGCCCAGCAGGCGCAAGGACTGACCGAAGCGCAAATGATCGCCGAGACGATCATGGAAGAGATTGCGCTCGGGCTGATTCCACCAGATCCGGTGACTGACATGAACGTCACCATGACGAGCGATCTTTCCACGCTCACGGTCGAACAGGATACGCCGTGGGTCTACAGCATCAATTGGGAGCCAGCTCCGGTCGATGGCCTGATCATGGTCGCCGTACAAGTCCGTCGCGCCGGGGCCCAGTCGACGGCCGAAAACGATTCGTTTCAAATCGTTCGCTGGATGCGCGACCCCGAATTAGCCCTGGAAGAGATCCCCGAATCCAGTGATGGAGCTCCACTCGAAGTCGGGGGAGCCATCTAA
- a CDS encoding prepilin-type N-terminal cleavage/methylation domain-containing protein, which yields MKRRMQDGFTLLEVLLASSLSVLVLLALGGAIRFYLFQVTESQTSIEQAQLARAVMRRMETDLRSAIWKNEIDFESVEALAADSLAGGAGDLAASAGLDPTLAEDALAGSNTQELATSGVLPTTIGLYGNAYELQVDISRIPRIDEYDPQYTSFRSREIGDIPSDIKTVTYFLLQPGVSSLGRGTVGDAGITETQFGLVRRELDRAVTQYALDNGDSAGLDASAEILAPEVSLLQFRYFDGFEWVEEWDSEAMGGLPMAVDVIIAIRDHDMTQALLADGAIGVPVEDAANPVGQVFRRLIRIPTAKPYEEPEEELDSTDTMSEDAAL from the coding sequence ATGAAGCGCCGAATGCAAGACGGTTTCACGCTGCTGGAAGTGCTCCTCGCTTCGTCCCTTTCCGTGCTGGTTCTGCTGGCACTGGGGGGCGCTATTCGGTTTTATCTGTTTCAGGTGACCGAGAGCCAAACGAGCATCGAGCAAGCCCAGTTGGCCCGGGCGGTCATGCGCCGAATGGAGACGGACCTGCGCAGTGCCATCTGGAAGAATGAAATCGACTTTGAATCCGTCGAAGCCCTCGCGGCCGATTCACTTGCCGGCGGCGCCGGCGACCTGGCCGCAAGTGCAGGCCTCGATCCGACCCTGGCCGAAGATGCCTTGGCTGGTTCGAATACTCAGGAACTCGCGACGTCAGGCGTTCTGCCGACGACGATTGGTCTTTACGGCAATGCCTACGAACTGCAGGTCGATATCAGCCGCATTCCGCGGATCGACGAGTACGATCCGCAGTACACCAGTTTTCGCTCCCGTGAGATCGGCGATATCCCCAGCGATATCAAGACCGTCACTTATTTTCTATTGCAGCCAGGCGTTTCCTCGCTGGGGCGCGGGACGGTTGGCGACGCAGGCATCACGGAAACACAGTTTGGCCTGGTAAGACGTGAACTTGACCGAGCGGTGACCCAGTACGCACTGGACAACGGAGATTCGGCCGGTTTGGATGCCTCCGCCGAGATTCTCGCTCCCGAGGTTTCCCTTCTGCAGTTTCGTTACTTCGACGGCTTCGAGTGGGTCGAGGAATGGGACTCCGAAGCGATGGGCGGATTGCCGATGGCGGTCGACGTCATCATCGCGATTCGCGATCACGACATGACCCAGGCACTGTTGGCTGACGGCGCGATTGGGGTACCGGTAGAGGATGCCGCGAACCCCGTCGGCCAGGTTTTCCGGCGACTCATACGTATCCCCACCGCCAAGCCATATGAAGAGCCGGAAGAAGAACTCGATTCGACCGATACGATGAGCGAGGATGCCGCCCTATGA
- a CDS encoding type II secretion system protein GspK — MSTPRKRLRSKRGVVLFVVLVVVMMITLSAYAYTELMFIENKATHLTGRQIQARNVAESGIAMLSVFLEQEQELIDEQGGIYDNPDIMRGILVYPDESAESRGRFSVLAPALNADGSIEGIRFGLEDESSRVNLNALLMLEGQTEGSGRALLMALPGMNEEIADCILDYIDEDDEPRDLGAEFDYYNTLDPPYNPKNGPLETVEELLLVRGVTPELLFGRDTNRNGLVDDHEWAPPADGDQQAMEMLELVPDLGWSSYLTLVSMEKNYSDSGQPKIYLNEENLQTLHDNITAIFPVEYADFICAYRLYGGSGSQNSGGNSSGGSSGASGGGGSVSLDLSQQGQTKINNVLELIGASVQVQQGNRTVTMQSPFEDGIIAMNVYLPSMMDKMTINPSPIIPGRININQAPYEVLLGIPGMDEEIAGQILEQRLPVPDPEDPVTRHETWILLRGIVTTQQMISLSPFVCGGGDVYRAQVVGYFEDGSAFSRQEVVIDATQPQPKVMLWRDISELGRGHPLEVLGVELGLDDGQIN; from the coding sequence ATGAGCACTCCGCGAAAACGCCTTCGATCGAAACGTGGCGTAGTACTGTTCGTCGTGCTGGTGGTCGTGATGATGATCACCCTCTCGGCTTACGCCTATACCGAACTGATGTTCATCGAGAATAAAGCCACGCATCTGACCGGTCGTCAGATTCAGGCCCGCAACGTTGCCGAGAGTGGCATCGCCATGCTGAGCGTCTTTCTGGAACAAGAGCAGGAATTAATCGACGAGCAAGGCGGCATCTACGACAACCCTGACATCATGCGCGGGATTCTCGTCTATCCGGATGAATCGGCCGAATCCCGCGGCCGTTTTTCGGTCCTCGCTCCGGCCCTCAATGCAGACGGCTCGATCGAAGGCATTCGCTTCGGTCTGGAAGATGAATCAAGCCGCGTCAATTTGAATGCCTTGCTGATGCTGGAAGGGCAAACCGAAGGATCGGGGCGTGCGCTATTAATGGCGTTGCCCGGCATGAATGAGGAGATCGCTGATTGCATTCTCGACTACATCGACGAGGACGACGAACCACGTGATCTCGGGGCCGAGTTCGACTACTACAACACGCTCGATCCTCCCTACAATCCCAAGAACGGCCCGCTGGAAACTGTCGAAGAACTTCTGCTGGTACGCGGCGTTACACCAGAGCTTCTGTTCGGTCGCGATACCAACCGCAACGGTCTGGTCGATGACCACGAGTGGGCTCCCCCAGCCGATGGCGATCAGCAGGCCATGGAGATGCTTGAACTGGTTCCCGACCTCGGGTGGTCATCGTATCTCACGCTGGTGAGCATGGAGAAAAACTATTCCGATTCCGGTCAGCCGAAGATCTACTTGAACGAAGAAAACCTGCAAACCCTGCACGATAACATCACAGCGATCTTTCCGGTTGAGTACGCCGATTTCATTTGTGCCTATCGCTTGTATGGGGGCAGCGGAAGTCAGAACAGCGGCGGCAATAGTAGTGGCGGCAGTAGTGGAGCGAGTGGCGGCGGCGGTTCCGTCAGTCTCGATCTCTCGCAGCAGGGTCAAACGAAGATCAACAACGTGCTGGAACTGATCGGTGCGTCCGTACAAGTGCAGCAAGGCAATCGCACCGTGACCATGCAGTCCCCGTTCGAGGACGGCATCATAGCCATGAACGTCTACCTGCCGAGTATGATGGACAAAATGACGATCAACCCATCTCCGATCATTCCCGGGCGCATCAATATCAACCAGGCCCCTTATGAGGTCCTGTTGGGAATCCCCGGGATGGATGAAGAGATTGCTGGACAGATTCTCGAGCAACGTCTACCGGTTCCTGACCCGGAGGACCCCGTAACGCGTCACGAGACCTGGATCCTACTGCGTGGCATCGTTACGACCCAGCAGATGATTTCGCTCTCGCCGTTTGTCTGCGGCGGTGGTGACGTCTATCGAGCCCAAGTGGTCGGCTACTTCGAGGATGGAAGTGCGTTTAGCCGCCAGGAAGTCGTGATCGACGCCACGCAGCCCCAGCCCAAGGTCATGTTGTGGCGTGATATTTCCGAACTCGGTCGAGGACATCCCCTGGAAGTTTTAGGAGTAGAACTGGGGCTCGACGACGGACAAATCAACTGA
- a CDS encoding cadherin repeat domain-containing protein, with translation MTQRERVLAILVGVCLLTVGGYYFMNQYSSALSSRDRQIETLSKRLKDEEFVEAKAEMAMDRMVTYRRHALPESIRASQSFYQERLRETLESTGFDDIVIKPLNGRRGGNHYQHMFTINGQATMEQFVQFSYEFYSFNILHKFSKLTMVPVKDSELLDISMNVSVLSLDGTEEVPQADDVRLPELAHGNLKDYVDVILQRNLFAPANKPPLFTSKTEVEAELERPLRFRLSASDPDRKDRVTFYLGKDPPPGVELSESGSLQWTPDALGEYKITVEARDSRLPPKSTTQELLVKVVEPKPEPMPDPSPRRPEFDEAKFTFLTGTVAVGGQPKAWLNNRPKNQQLRLGPGDTFSVGTLKGKVVDVKDREVIIEIEGDLRVLSIGQPLAEATPMGPAGEL, from the coding sequence ATGACCCAGCGCGAACGTGTCTTGGCCATCCTGGTAGGCGTCTGCTTGCTGACGGTGGGTGGCTATTACTTCATGAACCAGTATTCCTCGGCGCTCAGTAGTCGCGATCGCCAGATTGAAACCCTCTCGAAACGCCTGAAAGACGAAGAGTTCGTCGAGGCAAAAGCGGAAATGGCCATGGACCGCATGGTCACGTACCGACGGCACGCGCTACCGGAAAGCATCCGTGCCAGCCAGTCCTTCTATCAGGAACGACTTCGCGAAACGCTTGAGTCAACAGGCTTCGACGATATCGTCATCAAGCCGCTCAACGGACGCCGTGGTGGAAACCACTACCAGCATATGTTCACCATCAATGGCCAGGCCACGATGGAACAGTTCGTCCAGTTCAGCTACGAGTTCTACTCGTTCAATATTCTGCACAAGTTCAGCAAGCTGACGATGGTTCCGGTCAAGGATTCCGAGCTTCTCGACATCTCGATGAACGTTTCCGTACTCAGCCTGGACGGAACCGAGGAAGTTCCTCAAGCCGATGACGTGCGTCTTCCTGAACTAGCCCACGGCAACCTGAAGGATTACGTCGACGTCATTCTCCAGCGAAATCTGTTTGCCCCTGCCAACAAGCCGCCGCTGTTTACGTCGAAGACCGAAGTCGAAGCGGAGCTAGAACGGCCCCTCCGGTTTCGCCTGAGTGCCAGCGACCCTGACCGCAAGGACCGTGTGACCTTCTATCTTGGCAAAGACCCACCACCAGGCGTCGAGCTTTCCGAGAGCGGGTCGCTTCAATGGACTCCGGATGCCTTGGGGGAATACAAAATCACGGTCGAAGCCCGCGACAGTCGCCTTCCACCCAAGAGCACCACCCAAGAGTTGTTGGTCAAGGTCGTTGAGCCTAAGCCGGAACCGATGCCCGACCCATCGCCGCGGCGGCCGGAATTTGATGAAGCGAAGTTCACTTTCCTCACCGGCACGGTTGCCGTCGGCGGTCAGCCAAAAGCCTGGCTTAACAACCGCCCGAAGAATCAGCAGCTGCGATTAGGCCCTGGCGATACGTTCTCGGTCGGTACCCTCAAGGGAAAAGTCGTCGACGTGAAAGACCGGGAGGTAATCATCGAGATCGAAGGGGACCTGCGCGTTCTCTCGATTGGCCAGCCGCTGGCAGAAGCCACGCCGATGGGCCCGGCGGGAGAACTTTAG